In the genome of Gloeotrichia echinulata CP02, one region contains:
- a CDS encoding Uma2 family endonuclease — translation MSQTTDRVRWTIQDVAALPDNEWIRYEIIDGELLMTRSPHHKHQHVIGCIFSVLNTWSIDSGLGEPSIMPGLIFSDSDNVAPDVVWVSYERLAQIQDEAGHFRGAPELVVEVLSLGKANEDRDRLAKLKLYSVQGVQEYWIVDRIAQRIEIYRRDNAQLQLVTTLLVNDVITSPLLPNFTCEVARIFVSRG, via the coding sequence ATGAGCCAGACTACAGACAGAGTTCGTTGGACAATTCAAGATGTGGCAGCGTTACCTGATAACGAATGGATTCGTTATGAAATTATTGATGGAGAATTGTTGATGACGCGATCGCCCCACCATAAACATCAGCACGTGATTGGATGTATCTTTTCAGTCCTAAACACTTGGTCGATAGATAGTGGTTTGGGAGAACCCTCTATTATGCCAGGACTAATTTTTTCGGACTCCGATAATGTCGCTCCTGATGTGGTATGGGTGAGTTATGAACGATTGGCGCAAATTCAAGATGAAGCTGGGCATTTTCGCGGAGCGCCGGAACTGGTGGTGGAAGTGCTGTCTTTGGGAAAAGCCAATGAAGACCGTGATCGATTAGCTAAGTTAAAATTGTATTCAGTTCAGGGAGTGCAGGAATATTGGATTGTCGATCGCATTGCTCAAAGGATTGAAATTTATCGACGGGACAATGCTCAGTTACAATTGGTAACTACGTTGCTGGTGAATGATGTGATTACGTCGCCATTACTGCCTAATTTTACCTGTGAAGTAGCGCGTATTTTTGTGTCACGAGGTTAA
- a CDS encoding F0F1 ATP synthase subunit gamma: MANLKAIRDRIQSVKNTKKITEAMRLVAAARVRRAQEQVLATRPFADKLAQVLYGLQTRLRFEEANLPLLKKREVKSVGVLVIAGDRGLCGGYNSNVIRRAENRVKELQAEGVDYKFVLVGRKSIQYFQRRDQPIDATYSGLEQIPTAAEATKIADELLSLFLCESVDRIELIYTKFVSLVSSRPVVQTLLPLDPQGLEAGDDEIFRLTSRGGQFQVEREKVTTQVRPLARDMIFEQDPVQILDSLLPLYLSNQLLRALQESAASELAARMTAMNNASDNAGELIKTLSLSYNKARQAAITQELLEVVGGAEALT; the protein is encoded by the coding sequence ATGGCGAATCTTAAAGCAATACGCGATCGCATTCAGTCGGTCAAAAACACCAAAAAAATCACAGAAGCCATGCGGCTAGTAGCTGCAGCGAGAGTGCGCCGCGCACAAGAACAAGTGCTAGCAACTCGCCCATTTGCTGATAAATTAGCACAAGTTTTATACGGTCTGCAAACCCGTCTGCGGTTTGAAGAAGCCAACTTACCCCTACTGAAAAAGCGGGAAGTGAAGTCAGTAGGTGTGTTGGTGATTGCAGGCGATCGCGGTCTGTGTGGCGGTTACAATAGTAACGTCATCCGTCGCGCCGAAAACCGTGTCAAGGAACTCCAAGCAGAAGGTGTAGATTACAAGTTTGTTTTGGTAGGGCGCAAGTCTATCCAGTACTTCCAACGCCGTGACCAACCAATTGATGCTACCTACAGCGGTTTAGAACAAATTCCTACCGCAGCAGAAGCTACAAAAATTGCTGATGAACTACTGTCTTTGTTCCTCTGTGAAAGTGTAGACCGCATCGAGTTAATTTATACCAAATTCGTCTCCTTGGTTAGCTCTCGTCCTGTAGTCCAAACCTTACTACCTCTTGACCCCCAAGGTCTAGAAGCAGGGGATGACGAAATCTTCCGCTTGACAAGCCGTGGTGGTCAATTTCAAGTCGAACGGGAAAAAGTGACTACTCAAGTACGTCCCCTCGCCCGTGACATGATTTTTGAGCAAGACCCAGTGCAAATTCTGGATTCTCTATTACCTTTATATCTGAGCAACCAGCTATTACGCGCACTGCAAGAGTCAGCAGCCAGTGAACTAGCTGCTCGGATGACCGCAATGAACAACGCCAGCGACAACGCCGGGGAATTAATTAAAACCCTATCTTTGTCTTACAACAAAGCGCGTCAAGCTGCAATTACCCAAGAACTGCTTGAGGTAGTTGGTGGTGCTGAAGCACTGACTTAG
- the atpA gene encoding F0F1 ATP synthase subunit alpha, whose translation MSISIRPDEISSIIQQQIEQYDQDVKVANVGTVLQVGDGIARIYGLEKAMAGELLEFEDGTVGIAQNLEEDNVGAVLMGDGLNIQEGSSVTATGRIAQVGVGEALIGRVVDALGRAIDGKGEIKTTESRLIESPAPGIIARRSVHEPMQTGITAIDSMIPIGRGQRELIIGDRQTGKTAIAIDTIINQKSEDVICVYVAIGQKASTVANVVQTLQEKGALDYTIVVAANASDPATLQFLAPYTGASIAEYFMYKGKATLIIYDDLSKQAQAYRQMSLLLRRPPGREAYPGDVFYIHSRLLERAAKLSDELGKGSLTALPIIETQAGDVSAYIPTNVISITDGQIFLSSDLFNAGIRPAVNPGISVSRVGSAAQTKAMKKVAGKIKLELAQFDDLQAFAQFASDLDKATQDQLARGQRLRELLKQPQNDPLSVYEQVAILYAGINGYLDDIAVDKVTTFTKGLRDYLKTGKPQYAQAVQASKALGEGEEAALKEALIEFKKIFKAA comes from the coding sequence ATGAGCATTTCAATTAGACCAGACGAAATTAGCAGCATTATCCAACAGCAAATCGAGCAATACGACCAAGATGTCAAAGTTGCTAACGTTGGTACAGTTCTCCAAGTGGGTGATGGTATCGCCCGGATCTATGGTCTAGAAAAGGCTATGGCTGGGGAACTATTAGAATTTGAAGATGGCACAGTTGGTATCGCCCAAAACTTGGAAGAAGATAACGTGGGTGCGGTGCTAATGGGTGACGGTCTCAATATTCAAGAAGGTAGTTCCGTTACCGCTACTGGTAGAATTGCCCAGGTAGGTGTAGGCGAAGCCTTGATTGGCCGAGTTGTAGATGCTTTGGGTCGGGCGATTGATGGTAAGGGCGAAATCAAAACCACCGAAAGTCGTTTGATTGAATCTCCCGCACCTGGTATCATTGCTCGTCGTTCCGTACACGAACCGATGCAAACCGGGATTACCGCTATTGACTCGATGATTCCCATCGGTCGTGGTCAGCGGGAATTGATCATTGGAGACCGTCAAACTGGTAAAACGGCGATCGCCATTGACACAATCATCAACCAAAAATCAGAAGATGTAATTTGTGTATACGTCGCTATCGGTCAAAAGGCTTCCACCGTCGCTAACGTGGTGCAAACCTTACAAGAAAAAGGCGCACTAGATTACACTATCGTCGTCGCTGCTAACGCCAGTGACCCAGCTACCCTACAATTCCTAGCACCCTACACAGGCGCAAGTATTGCTGAGTACTTCATGTACAAAGGCAAAGCTACCCTAATTATTTACGATGACCTCTCCAAGCAAGCTCAAGCTTATCGCCAAATGTCCTTGCTGCTACGTCGTCCACCCGGACGGGAAGCTTACCCCGGAGACGTATTCTACATCCACTCCCGCTTGTTAGAAAGAGCAGCCAAACTGAGCGACGAATTGGGTAAAGGTAGCTTGACCGCCCTCCCAATTATCGAAACCCAAGCCGGTGACGTTTCCGCGTACATCCCCACCAATGTAATTTCGATTACAGACGGTCAGATCTTCTTGTCTTCTGACTTGTTTAACGCTGGTATCCGTCCCGCTGTAAACCCCGGTATCTCCGTATCCCGCGTAGGTTCAGCAGCGCAAACCAAGGCAATGAAAAAAGTTGCCGGTAAAATTAAGCTGGAATTGGCGCAATTTGACGACCTGCAAGCCTTCGCGCAATTTGCTTCCGACTTGGATAAAGCCACCCAAGACCAGTTGGCACGGGGTCAACGCTTGCGGGAACTGCTCAAACAGCCGCAAAATGACCCACTCTCTGTATACGAACAAGTAGCAATTCTCTACGCTGGCATCAACGGGTACTTAGATGATATTGCGGTAGACAAAGTTACTACCTTTACCAAAGGTCTGCGGGATTACCTGAAGACCGGTAAACCCCAGTATGCTCAAGCAGTGCAAGCTTCTAAAGCACTGGGTGAGGGTGAAGAAGCAGCCTTGAAGGAAGCACTAATCGAATTCAAGAAAATCTTCAAAGCAGCGTAA